One part of the Spiroplasma turonicum genome encodes these proteins:
- a CDS encoding TIGR00282 family metallophosphoesterase, which translates to MNILFIGDVFSLPGREVIEKNIDSIIKSYDISFVIANGENISHGKGINKKHYEFLKNNKVNVITSGNHIFKQKETLEYIKTTNDLLRPANMHSDLPGLGTIKLSINNKSIRVTNLMGRVFMDLVDNPYVVFEKILENDDSDIHIVDFHAEASAEKAAFAYNYDGKISALLGTHTHVQTADEQILPLGTAFITDVGMTGPINSIIGVNPSEVINKEKTGLPTKFIPSTNDGKLCGVVLSFDDITNKVLRIKRLQVT; encoded by the coding sequence ATGAATATATTATTTATAGGTGATGTATTTTCGTTGCCCGGTAGAGAAGTTATTGAAAAAAATATTGATAGTATAATAAAAAGTTATGATATTAGTTTTGTAATTGCAAATGGTGAAAACATAAGTCATGGAAAAGGCATAAACAAGAAACATTATGAATTTTTAAAAAATAATAAAGTAAATGTCATTACAAGCGGTAATCACATATTTAAACAAAAAGAGACTTTGGAGTATATTAAAACAACAAATGATCTTTTAAGACCTGCAAATATGCATTCAGATTTACCTGGATTAGGTACAATTAAACTTTCAATTAATAACAAATCCATTAGAGTAACTAATTTAATGGGAAGAGTTTTTATGGATTTAGTTGATAACCCATATGTTGTATTTGAAAAAATACTTGAAAATGATGATTCTGATATTCATATTGTGGATTTTCATGCCGAAGCGTCTGCTGAAAAAGCTGCATTTGCATATAATTATGATGGAAAAATAAGTGCTTTATTAGGTACACATACTCATGTTCAAACAGCTGATGAGCAAATATTGCCATTAGGAACTGCTTTTATAACAGATGTTGGAATGACTGGCCCAATTAATTCAATTATTGGTGTCAACCCTTCAGAAGTAATAAATAAAGAGAAAACAGGTTTACCAACTAAGTTTATTCCATCAACTAATGACGGAAAATTATGTGGAGTTGTATTGTCTTTTGATGACATTACAAATAAAGTATTAAGAATTAAGAGATTACAAGTAACATAA
- the ylxM gene encoding YlxM family DNA-binding protein has protein sequence MINNEISKTVLLTEYYDYYKNMLTEKQRQNFELYFFEDLSYQEIADNLEISKSAVHDSLNKTVNYLINIEEKLGFVKKQNMVKDLVDDYKKNIININQLIDSLENII, from the coding sequence ATGATTAACAATGAAATATCAAAAACAGTTTTATTAACAGAATATTATGATTATTATAAAAATATGTTAACAGAAAAACAAAGACAAAACTTTGAATTATATTTTTTTGAAGATCTTTCTTATCAAGAAATTGCTGATAATTTAGAAATAAGTAAAAGCGCGGTGCACGATAGTTTAAATAAAACTGTAAATTATTTAATCAACATAGAAGAAAAATTAGGATTTGTAAAAAAACAAAATATGGTTAAAGATTTAGTAGATGATTATAAAAAAAATATTATTAATATTAATCAATTGATAGATTCTTTGGAGAATATAATTTAA
- a CDS encoding copper homeostasis protein CutC, producing the protein MLLEVIAKSIEDVHDINNSNAHRIELCKDLNVGGLTPDYNLIKHATDISTLPINVIVRPSFKSFVYSEAEKIQILKDIEFIKTTKANGIVFGGLIDKNIDVEFLKLVIKTKEDLEITFHKAFDEVNDFIESYKILNELNINNVLTSGGTNINKGFKELIKLRNLQLDTKILVGGGVNLNNIKLLSNEFKNIHIGRLARFNNSWDSKIDILTINNLLINNL; encoded by the coding sequence ATGCTTTTAGAAGTTATTGCAAAATCTATTGAAGATGTTCATGATATTAATAATTCTAATGCACACAGAATTGAATTATGTAAAGATTTAAATGTTGGAGGTTTAACTCCTGATTATAATCTAATTAAACATGCAACCGATATTTCAACTTTACCAATCAATGTAATCGTCAGACCTTCTTTTAAAAGTTTTGTTTATTCAGAAGCAGAAAAAATTCAAATATTAAAAGATATAGAATTTATAAAAACCACAAAAGCAAATGGAATTGTTTTTGGTGGATTAATTGATAAAAATATTGACGTAGAGTTTTTAAAATTAGTTATTAAAACAAAAGAAGATTTGGAAATAACTTTCCATAAAGCATTTGATGAAGTAAATGATTTTATTGAAAGTTACAAAATTTTGAATGAACTTAATATAAATAATGTTTTAACATCAGGTGGAACTAATATTAATAAAGGCTTTAAAGAATTAATTAAACTAAGAAACTTGCAACTTGATACTAAAATATTAGTTGGTGGTGGAGTTAATTTAAATAATATTAAATTATTATCTAATGAATTTAAAAACATTCATATTGGCCGATTAGCAAGATTTAATAATTCATGAGATTCAAAAATTGATATTTTGACTATAAATAATTTACTTATAAACAACTTATAA
- a CDS encoding serine aminopeptidase domain-containing protein: protein MSIYKKQKKVIKPGLVDAKFFLTSDNYNLSWLGNIKSTAETIILGIHDYGQTRDSFIDLKDYCDKYHNDISVISYDQRNFGQNKKIKVFNYNNLINDLNEIIEYISKEYPEKNLVLIGEGFGSTIVSNFMRRKEIHNVFFCSLYLNQFKKLNINLIFKMLLGIIFSYKIMLTQNLDMNIICDNSYNKISSTLNSYNKKNYKEYLQIKKLNNKITKNFRNSNLKVHLLLPTNDIFINKETYINMFSNIDVNKINIIKLENEKHLFLRGNGKEEIFKTIIKLL from the coding sequence TTGTCAATTTATAAAAAACAGAAAAAAGTTATAAAACCAGGATTGGTTGATGCAAAATTCTTTTTAACTTCTGACAATTATAATTTAAGTTGATTAGGTAATATAAAAAGTACAGCAGAAACAATAATATTGGGAATTCATGATTATGGACAAACACGAGATTCTTTTATCGATCTAAAAGATTATTGTGATAAATATCATAATGATATAAGTGTTATCTCATATGATCAACGAAACTTTGGACAAAATAAAAAAATAAAAGTATTTAATTACAATAACTTAATAAATGACTTAAATGAAATAATCGAATATATTTCTAAAGAATACCCCGAAAAAAATTTAGTATTGATAGGAGAAGGTTTTGGTTCGACAATAGTTTCTAATTTTATGCGTAGAAAAGAGATACATAATGTATTTTTTTGTTCTTTATATTTAAATCAATTTAAAAAATTAAATATCAATTTAATTTTTAAAATGTTATTAGGAATAATTTTTTCATATAAAATTATGTTGACACAGAATTTGGACATGAATATTATTTGTGACAATAGTTATAATAAAATTTCATCTACACTAAATTCTTATAATAAAAAAAACTATAAAGAATATTTACAAATAAAAAAATTAAACAACAAAATTACAAAAAATTTTAGAAATAGCAATTTAAAAGTTCATTTGTTACTACCTACAAATGACATTTTTATCAATAAGGAAACTTACATCAATATGTTTTCTAATATTGATGTAAATAAAATAAATATTATAAAATTAGAAAATGAAAAGCATTTATTTCTTAGAGGAAATGGTAAAGAAGAAATTTTTAAAACAATAATAAAACTGTTATAG
- the metK gene encoding methionine adenosyltransferase, whose protein sequence is MKKFFTSESVSEGHPDKLCDQISDAILDACLEQDPESKVACEVFVSGNFLVIGGEISSSAKVNYEEITKWVLSRVGYNNKETGIDPQTCEILIKIKEQSKDISLGVDKEDTGAGDQGIMFGYATNETSNYMPCAIQIAHDLVHLASKLRKLNQFKYAQPDMKSQVTMDYENYKNPRIDTILMSIQHDENYDEKEFKNFIVNNIMNVIAKKHNLNTDFKVLINPTGRFVIGGPISDAGLTGRKIIVDSYGGYARHGGGAFSGKDPSKVDRSAAYMARYVAKNLVAAGLADQLEIQVSYAIGVSNPISIFVESFGTNKVPYAVIYKAINETFNFNVKSIIETLDLKKPIYFRTSKYGHFGKKEFSWEKLDKVRLLEKYL, encoded by the coding sequence ATGAAAAAGTTTTTTACTAGTGAATCTGTATCAGAAGGACATCCAGATAAGTTGTGCGATCAAATATCTGATGCAATACTTGATGCATGTTTAGAACAAGATCCAGAGTCAAAAGTTGCATGTGAAGTTTTTGTTTCTGGTAATTTTTTAGTAATAGGTGGAGAAATATCATCAAGTGCAAAAGTTAATTATGAAGAAATTACAAAATGAGTATTATCAAGAGTTGGTTACAATAATAAAGAAACTGGCATTGATCCTCAAACTTGTGAAATTTTAATTAAAATTAAAGAACAATCTAAAGACATATCTTTAGGTGTTGATAAAGAAGACACTGGAGCTGGTGACCAAGGAATAATGTTTGGTTATGCAACTAATGAAACATCGAATTATATGCCTTGTGCAATCCAAATCGCACATGACCTAGTTCATTTAGCTTCAAAATTAAGAAAACTAAATCAATTTAAATATGCACAACCCGATATGAAATCACAAGTTACAATGGATTATGAAAATTATAAAAATCCAAGAATAGATACAATTTTAATGTCTATCCAACATGATGAAAATTATGATGAAAAAGAGTTTAAAAACTTTATAGTAAATAATATTATGAATGTAATTGCAAAAAAACATAATTTGAATACAGATTTTAAAGTTTTAATAAATCCAACAGGAAGATTTGTAATTGGAGGACCAATTTCAGACGCTGGATTAACTGGTAGAAAAATTATTGTTGATAGTTATGGTGGTTATGCAAGACATGGCGGTGGTGCTTTTTCTGGTAAAGACCCTTCAAAAGTTGACAGAAGTGCTGCTTATATGGCAAGATATGTTGCAAAAAATCTAGTAGCAGCAGGATTAGCAGATCAATTAGAAATCCAAGTTAGTTATGCAATAGGTGTTTCAAATCCGATCTCAATTTTTGTAGAATCTTTTGGCACAAACAAAGTTCCTTATGCAGTGATTTACAAGGCTATTAATGAAACTTTTAATTTTAATGTAAAATCAATAATTGAAACATTAGATCTTAAGAAACCAATCTATTTTAGAACAAGTAAGTATGGTCACTTTGGCAAAAAAGAATTCTCATGAGAAAAACTAGATAAAGTTAGATTGTTAGAGAAATATTTATAA